A genomic region of Gemmata massiliana contains the following coding sequences:
- a CDS encoding DeoR/GlpR family DNA-binding transcription regulator → MTPKERRTQIVALVDSGEPSTPADLAARFGVSEDSIRRDLRALADRGLVRRVHGGALPRSPAAIPYGERLEQQPVVKQRIAARTAGRLASLRAVCLDGGTTVLEVARLLPPEFRGTVVTVSLPVATELAARTEIEVIQIGGRVRGFSHTVVGPDVVEALRRYRFDVCVLGVCSLDPQAGLTVPDRDEAFVKAVMVERSASVVAVATRTKLGTAEPFLVAPATAVGTLVTDAAPNEPLVTALTEIGVEVVCVPTA, encoded by the coding sequence GTGACTCCCAAAGAACGCCGCACGCAGATCGTCGCACTGGTCGACAGCGGAGAGCCGTCGACCCCCGCCGATCTCGCAGCACGGTTCGGAGTATCTGAGGACAGCATCCGACGCGATCTCCGGGCGCTGGCGGACCGCGGACTCGTGCGCCGGGTACACGGCGGAGCGCTGCCGCGCTCCCCTGCTGCGATCCCCTACGGCGAGCGACTCGAACAGCAACCGGTCGTCAAACAGCGGATCGCGGCGCGAACGGCCGGTCGGCTTGCGTCTCTGCGTGCGGTGTGTCTGGACGGTGGAACGACGGTTCTGGAAGTCGCGCGTCTGCTTCCGCCAGAGTTCCGGGGAACGGTCGTGACAGTGAGCCTGCCGGTCGCCACCGAACTCGCGGCCCGCACCGAGATCGAAGTGATTCAGATCGGTGGGCGGGTCCGTGGCTTTTCTCACACGGTGGTCGGACCGGATGTGGTGGAGGCGCTGCGCCGGTATCGGTTCGACGTGTGCGTTCTCGGGGTGTGCAGCCTCGACCCTCAAGCCGGGTTAACGGTGCCCGACCGGGACGAGGCGTTCGTCAAAGCGGTGATGGTGGAGCGATCAGCAAGCGTGGTCGCGGTGGCGACGCGAACCAAACTCGGAACCGCCGAACCGTTTTTGGTCGCCCCGGCAACCGCCGTTGGGACTTTGGTCACGGACGCGGCCCCAAATGAACCTCTGGTAACGGCGCTTACGGAAATCGGGGTCGAAGTGGTGTGCGTCCCCACCGCGTGA
- a CDS encoding HAD-IA family hydrolase, with product MNAAAARCERALGRPVMSAFHGWFSVGMVVGVTGGSALLAVGLTPLGHAVLVVGIGVLLVSTCRPAARPQSDAPAVAHAPHRDTINHRVYTLAAIAFVCLFLEGAMADWAGLLAVAFGAGPAIAPLAYAAFTATWAGGRFLGDRLTASVGDVVIVRVGGLLAAIGVGLALLAGSPVGVAIGCAVAGFGLANAVPLLFRAAAGTDSAGRGLALVTGIGYTGFLVGPPLVGFTAAAVGLPRAMLLVVAGGVLLSLGAHALRRRKATAAPTQIDCRAVLFDMDGTLVDSTVACEVLWREWAARVGVDPDPILAVHHGRRPEETLRLTYPEHATPETAEWVQTRQIGVTDGLKPVAGAEALLDALAGRPWAVVTSASRALAESRLRAVGLWREGLLIGADDVTEGKPSPEGYLAAAKALGVAPGECVVVEDAPAGIEAGTRAGMAVIAVTTTHAPAALATPHVVRDLAAVSATLGHAGGIRLVLTG from the coding sequence ATGAACGCCGCCGCAGCGCGGTGCGAACGTGCCCTCGGGCGACCGGTGATGTCCGCGTTCCACGGCTGGTTCAGTGTCGGTATGGTGGTGGGGGTGACGGGCGGCTCCGCGTTACTGGCTGTGGGCCTTACCCCATTGGGGCACGCGGTTTTAGTAGTCGGAATTGGCGTGCTCTTGGTGTCCACGTGTCGCCCGGCCGCGCGTCCCCAATCCGACGCGCCAGCCGTCGCGCATGCGCCTCATCGCGACACAATCAATCACCGTGTTTACACGCTGGCAGCCATCGCGTTTGTGTGCCTGTTCCTTGAAGGTGCGATGGCGGACTGGGCCGGGCTGCTCGCGGTCGCGTTCGGGGCGGGACCGGCAATCGCGCCGCTCGCCTACGCGGCCTTCACTGCGACCTGGGCCGGCGGTCGGTTCCTCGGGGACCGGTTGACCGCGTCGGTCGGGGACGTCGTGATCGTTCGAGTTGGGGGGCTTCTGGCGGCGATCGGTGTCGGGCTGGCTCTCCTTGCAGGTTCGCCGGTCGGTGTGGCAATCGGCTGTGCGGTGGCCGGGTTCGGGCTAGCGAACGCGGTTCCGCTCCTCTTTCGCGCCGCGGCGGGAACAGACTCGGCCGGACGTGGACTCGCTCTGGTGACCGGAATCGGGTACACCGGCTTTCTGGTCGGTCCGCCACTCGTGGGGTTCACCGCCGCGGCGGTCGGTTTACCTCGCGCGATGCTCTTGGTCGTTGCCGGCGGGGTGCTCTTATCCCTCGGGGCGCACGCGCTCCGGCGGCGCAAAGCGACCGCAGCGCCGACGCAGATCGACTGCCGGGCGGTTCTCTTCGACATGGACGGGACGCTGGTCGATTCGACGGTCGCGTGCGAGGTGCTGTGGCGCGAATGGGCGGCCCGCGTCGGGGTCGATCCCGACCCGATCCTCGCAGTTCACCACGGTCGGCGCCCCGAAGAAACTCTGCGCCTGACTTACCCGGAACACGCGACACCGGAAACCGCCGAATGGGTACAGACCCGACAGATCGGCGTGACGGACGGTCTGAAACCCGTTGCCGGTGCGGAGGCACTTCTCGACGCACTCGCCGGTCGACCGTGGGCGGTAGTCACATCGGCGTCGCGGGCGCTGGCTGAAAGTCGGCTCCGAGCGGTTGGCCTATGGCGCGAGGGATTATTGATCGGAGCCGACGATGTGACCGAGGGGAAACCGTCGCCGGAAGGATACCTGGCAGCAGCTAAGGCGCTGGGTGTGGCTCCCGGTGAGTGTGTGGTGGTGGAGGACGCACCGGCCGGCATAGAAGCGGGCACACGAGCGGGGATGGCGGTCATCGCGGTGACTACCACTCACGCGCCCGCTGCTCTAGCGACCCCGCACGTGGTACGCGACCTCGCGGCGGTCTCGGCCACACTCGGGCACGCGGGCGGTATTCGGCTCGTGCTGACCGGGTGA
- a CDS encoding efflux RND transporter periplasmic adaptor subunit: MKVSPILAVALALTSLSLPACHQTHAQEKEESHHEHQKIVVTSPEAKDVVVTEQYVCQIRSQRNIEVRALQEGYLEPIPVKEGQMVKTGDVLFSVVPTLYKARLEAEQAEAQFARVERDNAKRLYDQKVISIQEVALYDAKLAKAEAKAAQALAELNFTVVTARFDGIIDRLNQQQGSLVKKEDLLTTLSDNSVMWVYFNVPEARYLDYRAHQGKSQDNGQLKLLDSRIELVLADGSKFDQSGGDTVTVEGKFNNETGNIPFRADFQNPQRLLRHGQTGNILVHHTLHNAIVIPQRATFEVLDKRYVYVIGADHVVHQRLITIQHEMDDIFIIKSGIGVDEKIVLEGGRQVHEGEKVEYEFRKSAEALASQKNHAE; this comes from the coding sequence ATGAAAGTTTCGCCGATTCTGGCCGTCGCCCTGGCGCTAACGTCCCTCTCCCTACCCGCCTGCCACCAAACGCACGCACAGGAAAAAGAAGAGTCCCACCACGAGCACCAGAAGATCGTGGTCACCAGTCCCGAGGCAAAGGACGTGGTCGTCACCGAGCAGTACGTCTGCCAGATCCGCTCCCAGCGCAACATCGAAGTCCGGGCCTTGCAGGAAGGGTACCTCGAGCCGATCCCAGTCAAAGAAGGTCAGATGGTGAAAACGGGCGATGTGTTGTTCAGCGTGGTGCCCACGCTGTACAAGGCGCGGTTAGAGGCGGAACAGGCCGAGGCTCAGTTCGCGCGGGTGGAGCGCGACAACGCCAAGAGGCTGTACGACCAGAAAGTCATCTCGATTCAGGAAGTTGCGCTCTACGACGCCAAACTCGCGAAGGCCGAGGCCAAGGCCGCGCAGGCGCTGGCCGAACTGAACTTCACCGTGGTCACCGCGCGGTTCGACGGCATCATCGACCGCCTCAACCAGCAGCAGGGCAGTCTGGTGAAAAAGGAGGATCTCCTCACCACCTTGTCCGACAACAGCGTGATGTGGGTTTACTTCAACGTGCCCGAGGCCCGGTACCTCGACTACAGGGCTCACCAGGGCAAAAGTCAGGACAACGGGCAACTCAAACTCTTGGATTCGCGAATCGAGCTCGTGCTGGCGGACGGCAGCAAGTTCGATCAATCCGGCGGCGACACCGTCACCGTCGAGGGGAAATTCAACAACGAGACCGGGAACATCCCCTTCCGTGCGGACTTTCAGAACCCGCAGCGCCTGCTCCGCCACGGTCAGACCGGCAACATCTTGGTCCACCACACGCTGCACAACGCCATCGTGATTCCCCAGCGGGCGACGTTCGAGGTTCTCGACAAGCGGTATGTGTACGTCATTGGCGCGGATCACGTGGTGCACCAGCGCCTGATCACCATCCAGCACGAAATGGACGACATCTTTATCATCAAGAGCGGAATCGGTGTGGACGAGAAGATCGTACTCGAGGGGGGCCGGCAGGTTCACGAGGGCGAGAAGGTGGAGTACGAGTTCCGTAAGTCGGCAGAGGCTCTGGCGAGCCAAAAAAATCACGCGGAATAG
- a CDS encoding efflux RND transporter permease subunit, whose amino-acid sequence MFTQILHRPALAIVISILLLFLGVLGIKTLPVAQFPNVAPPTVQVSIAYPGASANVLVDSVLIPLEQSINGVQNMRYMVSSATSAGEAAILIYFEPGTDPDINVVNVQNRVNIMLSRLPPLVVREGILVSQVVPSMLMYVNIFSTDPNADQKDLFNFTNVNVMPVLKRIPGMGIPRNLGNRTFAMRVWLNPDLMRARAISTEDVMKALAEQSIIGSPGRIGQATGQTSQSIEYVLTYKGRYSKAEEYANIILRANANGEILRLGQVCGIPDPIKARQALPAVIGGAGAAALPKAPPPGIELGSEFFDIYSDINGHPAASIILKQSPGSNAAVVIKEIKKELDRIKRESFPPGMDYELAYDVSSFLDASIEKVLHTLLEAFILVSLVVYMFLGDLRSTLIPILAVPVSLVGTFFVLQLMGLSINLITLFALVLAIGVVVDDAIVVVEAVHAKMADKHLSPYRATMEVLHEISGAIIAITLVMTAVFVPVTFIPGPVGTFYRQFGITMATSIVLSGLVALTLTPVLCAMILKPHAGGHSSHTTHAKKRLGLQVVLLYVAGGVLVLAPITYLAYHLWGAVGFLFILLPFVRGPFDRAVEKVTSGYAGFLRHIVTRRALSMAVVGGFAAGIVVVNTKLPTGFIPGEDQGIIYAVIQTPPGSTLEYTNAKSHELEEIAKEVEEVTSVTSLAGYEVLTEGRGSNAGTCIINLKNWTDRKRTAREIIEELEHKCRRMSNVNLEFFEPPAVPGFGAAGGVSVVLLDKTNTSDYQRLGEVNNKFMAALKERKELTNLFTFFATDYPQYELIINDDVLYQKGLTKSKVLDNLNIQIGSTYEQGFILFNQFYKVYVQASPEFRRLPKDLKDMFVKSEREIEVKNEKTGKMEKVRVEGEMVPYSAFMELKKKQGLNEITRYNLYPSATIQGAPAPGYSSGQAIKAIQEVAAQTLPRGYGVDWAGLSYDESKKGNEAIYIFLVVVAFVYLVLVGQYESFILPLAVILSLPIGVFGSFFCLQAMGLANDVYAQIGLIMLVGLLGKNAILIVEFAVQRRQEGLSLKEAAIEGGKLRFRPIQMTSFAFIAGLLPLVLATGAGAIGNRTIGTTGAGGMLVGTVVGVLIIPGLYYLFGKMADGRKLLKDESAGPLSEIFERTPLEPQHDESDHLPFDAGPANPTHPEPPPHHPPSDPHSPSDGA is encoded by the coding sequence ATGTTCACACAGATCCTCCACCGGCCGGCACTGGCGATTGTTATTTCGATCCTTCTCTTGTTCCTGGGGGTGCTGGGAATCAAGACCCTTCCGGTCGCCCAGTTCCCCAACGTCGCGCCGCCGACCGTTCAGGTCTCCATTGCGTACCCGGGCGCCAGTGCCAACGTGTTGGTCGATTCGGTTCTGATTCCGTTGGAGCAGTCCATCAACGGCGTCCAGAACATGCGGTACATGGTCTCCTCCGCCACCAGCGCGGGTGAGGCGGCGATCCTGATCTACTTCGAGCCGGGCACGGACCCCGACATCAACGTCGTGAACGTGCAGAACCGGGTCAACATCATGCTGAGCCGGCTCCCCCCGCTGGTGGTGCGGGAGGGGATCCTCGTCAGCCAGGTCGTGCCCAGCATGCTGATGTACGTGAACATTTTCAGCACGGACCCGAACGCCGACCAGAAAGACCTCTTTAACTTCACCAACGTCAACGTCATGCCCGTGCTCAAGCGGATCCCGGGCATGGGCATCCCCAGGAACCTCGGCAACCGCACGTTCGCCATGCGGGTCTGGCTGAATCCCGACCTCATGCGCGCCCGCGCGATATCCACCGAAGATGTCATGAAGGCCCTGGCGGAGCAGAGCATAATCGGCTCGCCCGGGCGAATCGGCCAAGCGACGGGTCAGACGTCGCAGTCCATCGAGTACGTCTTGACCTACAAGGGCCGCTACAGCAAGGCGGAAGAGTACGCAAACATCATCCTGAGGGCGAACGCCAACGGCGAGATCCTGCGACTCGGGCAGGTCTGCGGCATCCCGGACCCGATCAAGGCCCGCCAGGCACTGCCGGCCGTCATCGGAGGGGCCGGCGCTGCGGCGCTACCCAAGGCGCCACCGCCCGGCATCGAACTGGGTTCCGAGTTCTTCGATATTTACTCGGACATCAACGGGCACCCCGCGGCGTCCATCATTCTCAAACAAAGCCCCGGCTCCAACGCTGCAGTGGTCATTAAGGAAATCAAGAAGGAACTCGATCGGATCAAGAGAGAATCGTTCCCGCCCGGCATGGACTACGAACTCGCCTACGACGTTTCCAGCTTCCTCGACGCCTCTATCGAGAAGGTGCTGCACACCCTGCTCGAGGCGTTCATTTTGGTGTCCCTGGTGGTTTACATGTTTCTCGGGGACTTGCGGTCCACGCTGATCCCGATCCTCGCGGTTCCGGTGTCTCTCGTCGGGACGTTCTTCGTTTTGCAGTTGATGGGCCTGTCGATCAACCTGATCACGCTCTTCGCGCTGGTCCTCGCGATCGGGGTCGTGGTGGACGACGCGATCGTGGTGGTCGAAGCGGTACACGCGAAGATGGCCGACAAGCACCTGTCGCCGTACCGGGCGACGATGGAAGTGCTCCACGAGATCAGCGGCGCGATTATCGCCATCACCCTGGTGATGACGGCCGTCTTCGTTCCGGTGACGTTCATTCCCGGGCCGGTCGGCACCTTCTACCGCCAGTTCGGGATCACGATGGCCACGTCCATCGTCCTCTCCGGTCTGGTGGCCCTGACGCTGACGCCCGTACTCTGTGCGATGATCCTCAAGCCCCACGCCGGCGGCCACTCGAGCCACACGACCCACGCAAAAAAGCGGCTCGGGCTGCAAGTCGTACTGCTGTACGTTGCGGGCGGGGTGCTGGTCCTGGCGCCAATAACTTATCTGGCGTACCACTTGTGGGGGGCGGTCGGCTTCCTGTTCATTCTGCTGCCCTTTGTGCGGGGGCCGTTCGACCGCGCCGTCGAGAAGGTCACGAGCGGCTACGCCGGGTTCCTCCGGCACATCGTGACGCGCCGCGCGTTGAGCATGGCCGTCGTCGGGGGCTTCGCCGCCGGCATCGTCGTTGTCAACACGAAGCTCCCGACCGGCTTCATCCCGGGCGAGGACCAGGGCATCATCTACGCGGTCATCCAGACCCCGCCGGGCTCGACACTCGAGTACACCAACGCCAAGTCCCACGAACTCGAGGAGATCGCCAAGGAGGTCGAAGAAGTCACCTCCGTGACTTCGTTGGCCGGATACGAGGTGCTAACCGAGGGCCGGGGCTCGAACGCGGGAACCTGCATCATCAACCTGAAAAACTGGACCGACCGGAAGCGAACCGCGCGAGAGATTATTGAAGAGCTCGAGCACAAATGCCGCCGGATGTCCAACGTCAACCTCGAGTTCTTTGAGCCCCCCGCGGTCCCCGGCTTCGGCGCGGCCGGGGGCGTCTCCGTGGTGCTCCTCGACAAGACGAACACGTCCGATTACCAGCGGCTCGGAGAGGTTAACAACAAGTTCATGGCCGCCCTGAAGGAGCGCAAGGAGTTGACCAACCTGTTCACCTTCTTCGCCACCGACTATCCGCAATACGAACTGATCATCAACGACGACGTGCTCTACCAGAAGGGACTAACGAAGTCCAAAGTGCTAGACAATCTTAATATCCAAATCGGTAGCACTTACGAGCAGGGTTTCATTCTCTTCAACCAGTTCTACAAGGTCTACGTCCAGGCGTCGCCGGAGTTCCGGCGGCTCCCCAAGGATTTGAAGGACATGTTCGTCAAGAGCGAACGCGAGATCGAGGTCAAGAACGAAAAAACTGGGAAAATGGAAAAGGTCCGCGTGGAAGGGGAAATGGTTCCCTACTCCGCGTTCATGGAGCTCAAGAAAAAGCAAGGGTTGAACGAGATCACCCGGTACAACCTGTACCCCTCGGCCACCATTCAAGGCGCCCCCGCTCCCGGCTACAGCAGCGGACAAGCGATCAAGGCGATCCAGGAGGTCGCGGCCCAGACGCTGCCGCGCGGTTACGGGGTCGACTGGGCCGGGCTCTCTTACGACGAGTCGAAAAAGGGGAACGAGGCGATCTACATCTTCCTGGTCGTCGTTGCCTTCGTCTACCTTGTGCTCGTCGGTCAGTACGAGAGCTTCATCCTGCCACTGGCCGTGATCCTGTCGCTGCCGATCGGGGTCTTCGGCTCCTTCTTCTGCCTCCAGGCGATGGGGCTGGCGAACGACGTGTACGCCCAGATCGGTCTCATCATGCTGGTCGGTCTGCTCGGCAAGAACGCGATCCTAATCGTCGAGTTCGCGGTCCAGCGGCGCCAGGAGGGGCTGTCACTCAAGGAAGCGGCCATTGAAGGGGGGAAGTTGCGGTTTCGCCCGATTCAGATGACGTCCTTCGCCTTCATCGCGGGACTCCTTCCGTTGGTGCTCGCCACCGGCGCCGGGGCGATCGGGAACCGAACCATCGGCACCACGGGGGCCGGCGGGATGCTCGTGGGCACCGTGGTCGGGGTTCTGATTATTCCCGGCCTGTACTACTTGTTTGGCAAGATGGCCGACGGGCGCAAACTCCTCAAGGACGAGTCGGCCGGGCCTCTTAGTGAGATTTTTGAGCGCACTCCGTTAGAACCGCAGCACGACGAGAGCGACCACTTGCCGTTCGATGCCGGTCCCGCCAACCCGACACACCCCGAGCCTCCGCCCCACCATCCGCCGTCGGACCCGCATTCCCCGTCGGACGGAGCTTAA
- a CDS encoding TolC family protein, with amino-acid sequence MRFPNIKRQKYTIARVIACGALILPSCRIPELRQADPGPVLPASFTGAINEAPSGTVSGTISEAASGTVSGLVGPSISPDSSGQLGVEEFYKDRVLTQLIDQALVNNRELKVLNEEVQVARSEVLARQGAYLPFVTAGGGTGLDLSSRFTRDGAVDSQLDIRPNQPIHNPLPDFRMGLNLFWRLDIWRALRNARDAAAQRYIAASEKRNDFVTRLVAEIAENYYGLVALDKRLETLNKTIELQQQSLEIAIAKKDAGRGTELAVQRFQAEVRKNQSEKLITLQDIIETENRINFRLNRVPMSVERTSADFYDLNINTLSLGVPSQLLQNRPDIRQAERELQAAGLDVKVARAHFFPDLTISAGVGYQAFNPKYLFNTPEALAANVAGDLVTPLINKKAIRAEYLSANAKQLESVYNYQRVVLNAFTEVINRVSMVENYRKSIEIKKQQLAALEASVDSASKLFQNARAEYVEVLLAQRDFMDARMVLIDTKRQQLGAVVNAYQALGGGNSLSVPPGPALPPHRWRKQPQP; translated from the coding sequence GTGCGATTTCCGAATATAAAGCGCCAGAAGTACACGATCGCGAGAGTGATCGCGTGCGGCGCGCTAATTTTGCCGTCTTGTCGGATCCCCGAACTCCGTCAGGCGGACCCGGGACCGGTTCTGCCGGCGAGCTTCACCGGGGCGATCAACGAGGCGCCCAGTGGAACGGTTAGCGGAACGATCAGTGAAGCGGCCAGCGGGACGGTTAGCGGGCTGGTCGGTCCGTCGATCAGCCCGGACAGCTCGGGCCAGCTCGGGGTCGAAGAGTTTTACAAAGACCGGGTGCTCACGCAATTGATCGACCAGGCACTGGTCAACAATCGTGAGCTGAAAGTCCTGAACGAAGAGGTCCAGGTCGCCCGGAGCGAGGTTCTGGCGCGACAAGGGGCGTACCTCCCCTTTGTCACCGCCGGGGGCGGCACGGGACTGGATCTGTCCAGCCGCTTCACACGCGACGGGGCCGTCGACAGCCAGCTCGACATTCGCCCCAACCAGCCCATTCACAACCCGCTGCCCGATTTCCGGATGGGTCTCAACCTGTTCTGGCGACTGGACATCTGGCGGGCGCTGCGTAACGCGCGGGACGCGGCAGCCCAGCGTTACATCGCCGCTAGTGAGAAGCGGAACGACTTCGTGACCCGCCTCGTCGCCGAAATCGCCGAGAACTACTACGGGCTGGTGGCGCTCGACAAGCGACTCGAAACGCTGAACAAAACCATCGAACTTCAGCAGCAGAGCCTCGAAATCGCTATCGCCAAGAAGGACGCAGGGCGCGGCACCGAGCTGGCCGTTCAGCGCTTCCAGGCTGAAGTGCGGAAGAACCAGAGCGAAAAGCTGATTACGCTGCAGGACATCATCGAGACCGAGAACCGGATCAACTTCCGCCTCAACCGCGTACCGATGTCGGTCGAGCGCACGTCCGCGGACTTCTACGATCTCAACATCAACACCCTGAGTTTGGGCGTACCCTCGCAACTGCTCCAGAACCGCCCCGACATCCGCCAGGCCGAGCGCGAGTTGCAGGCCGCCGGACTCGATGTGAAGGTCGCACGCGCCCACTTCTTCCCGGACCTGACCATCAGCGCCGGCGTCGGCTACCAAGCATTCAATCCCAAATACCTGTTCAACACTCCGGAAGCTCTAGCCGCCAACGTCGCCGGTGACCTGGTCACGCCGCTGATCAACAAGAAGGCGATTCGGGCCGAGTACCTCAGCGCGAACGCCAAGCAGTTGGAGAGCGTCTACAACTACCAGCGCGTGGTCCTCAACGCCTTCACCGAGGTCATCAACCGCGTGTCGATGGTGGAGAACTACCGCAAAAGCATCGAGATCAAGAAACAGCAGTTGGCCGCACTCGAAGCCTCGGTCGACTCCGCCAGCAAGCTGTTCCAGAACGCCCGTGCGGAGTACGTGGAAGTCCTGTTGGCGCAGCGCGACTTCATGGACGCGCGAATGGTCCTGATCGACACGAAGAGGCAACAACTGGGCGCCGTCGTAAACGCATACCAGGCCCTCGGTGGCGGCAACTCGTTGTCGGTTCCGCCCGGACCGGCCCTGCCGCCCCACCGGTGGAGGAAGCAACCCCAACCCTAG
- a CDS encoding DUF1501 domain-containing protein translates to MLTVLGTPTRYCDGLSRRSFLKVGALGVGGLTLPHLMRAEAAVGKKSHKSVIMVYLTGGMAHQDTFDLKPNGPAELRGEFKPIPTNVPGIQFGEHLPKLAKCADKLAVIRSLVGQRDEHSSWQSYTGTVMDVAKRDNKPHFGSVVARMQGQTDPTVPSFVDLAPTMQHKPYNTPGPANLGRSAAPAKVDGDELAVMKNLAVTPGELQDRKALLERMDAFRKSAGQSNSVSADTFHDRAFDVLTSSKLVEALDVTKEPERTRQRYGKGSPKHLGDGAPQWNDQLLMARRLVEAGCRVVTVAYGFWDTHGNNFKYLKDQLPLFDTGISALVEDIYARGLENDVTVCVWGEFGRTPKINKDAGRDHWARVNFALLSGGGMKTGQVIGSTDSAAGEAKDDPVPYPSVLASVYKNLGLDPHAMVYDVSNRPNPILPGGILPVDKLY, encoded by the coding sequence ATGCTCACCGTTCTCGGCACCCCGACCCGCTACTGCGACGGGCTCTCGCGCCGGTCGTTTCTCAAGGTCGGGGCACTCGGTGTCGGCGGACTCACGCTCCCGCACCTCATGCGCGCGGAAGCCGCGGTCGGGAAGAAGAGCCACAAGTCGGTCATCATGGTCTACCTGACCGGTGGGATGGCGCACCAGGACACGTTCGACCTGAAGCCAAACGGCCCGGCCGAACTTAGGGGCGAGTTCAAGCCGATCCCCACGAACGTGCCTGGCATCCAGTTCGGCGAGCACCTGCCCAAACTCGCGAAGTGCGCGGACAAACTCGCCGTCATCCGCTCGCTCGTCGGGCAGCGCGACGAGCACAGTTCGTGGCAGAGCTACACCGGCACCGTGATGGACGTCGCCAAGCGCGACAACAAGCCGCACTTCGGGAGCGTCGTGGCGCGGATGCAGGGCCAGACCGACCCGACCGTGCCGAGCTTCGTCGACCTCGCGCCCACGATGCAGCACAAGCCCTACAACACGCCCGGCCCCGCGAACCTCGGGCGCTCGGCCGCGCCCGCGAAGGTCGATGGCGACGAACTCGCGGTGATGAAGAACCTCGCCGTGACGCCCGGCGAACTCCAGGACCGCAAGGCGCTGCTCGAACGAATGGATGCGTTCCGCAAGTCCGCGGGGCAGAGCAACAGCGTGAGCGCCGATACGTTCCACGACCGCGCGTTCGACGTACTGACGTCGAGCAAGCTGGTGGAGGCGCTCGACGTGACGAAAGAACCCGAGCGCACGCGCCAGCGGTACGGGAAGGGTTCCCCCAAGCACCTCGGGGACGGCGCGCCGCAGTGGAACGACCAGCTCCTGATGGCCCGCCGACTCGTCGAAGCGGGGTGCCGCGTCGTGACGGTCGCCTACGGGTTCTGGGACACGCACGGCAACAACTTCAAGTACCTGAAGGACCAGCTCCCGCTGTTCGACACCGGGATCTCGGCGCTGGTGGAAGACATTTACGCACGCGGGCTGGAGAACGACGTCACGGTGTGCGTGTGGGGCGAGTTCGGTCGCACCCCGAAAATCAATAAAGATGCGGGACGCGACCACTGGGCCAGGGTGAACTTCGCGCTGCTCTCCGGCGGCGGCATGAAGACCGGTCAGGTGATCGGCAGTACCGACAGCGCCGCGGGCGAAGCGAAGGACGACCCGGTCCCGTACCCGAGCGTACTCGCCTCGGTGTACAAGAACCTGGGGCTCGACCCGCACGCGATGGTTTACGACGTGTCGAACCGCCCCAACCCGATCCTGCCCGGCGGCATTCTCCCAGTCGACAAACTGTACTGA
- a CDS encoding DUF1349 domain-containing protein: protein MIRAAAVVAFVVTAVGVSAAPVPPPTEKELLTKYWGKTEGQGEFELAGKQLTVRTVGQPARGMLYGKNANMPRATKPVTGDFEVTVKLGDATPPNPKNQHEDSWPGSRAGLIVSGDGYSIEFHLYQYHTKRNGEVLDKLNRVVWVDTWFPGGGAGGSREQVPVGKSTYLRITRKDKTVSVSHSFDGKEWSVPHVPRQDLAFPDDVSVGVFYSHSTYQIATATFDELTITKPKAEPKDAVK from the coding sequence ATGATTCGCGCCGCGGCCGTCGTCGCGTTCGTTGTTACTGCCGTCGGTGTCAGCGCGGCGCCGGTGCCGCCGCCAACCGAAAAGGAACTGCTCACGAAGTATTGGGGCAAGACCGAGGGCCAGGGCGAGTTTGAACTCGCGGGCAAGCAGCTCACGGTGCGCACAGTTGGCCAACCGGCCCGTGGGATGCTTTACGGGAAAAACGCGAACATGCCCCGCGCTACAAAACCCGTAACCGGTGACTTTGAAGTGACGGTAAAGCTCGGGGACGCGACCCCGCCGAACCCGAAGAACCAGCACGAAGACTCCTGGCCGGGATCGCGGGCCGGGCTGATCGTTTCCGGCGACGGGTACAGTATCGAGTTCCACCTGTACCAGTACCACACGAAGCGCAACGGTGAGGTGCTGGACAAGCTGAACCGGGTCGTGTGGGTCGATACCTGGTTCCCGGGCGGCGGAGCGGGCGGCTCGCGGGAACAGGTTCCGGTGGGCAAATCGACCTATCTCCGGATCACGCGCAAAGACAAGACCGTCTCCGTGTCACACAGCTTCGACGGCAAGGAATGGTCCGTGCCGCATGTGCCGCGCCAGGATCTGGCGTTCCCGGACGACGTGTCGGTGGGAGTGTTCTACTCCCACTCCACGTACCAAATCGCAACGGCCACGTTCGACGAATTGACCATCACGAAACCCAAAGCGGAACCGAAGGACGCGGTAAAATAA